In Gossypium arboreum isolate Shixiya-1 chromosome 5, ASM2569848v2, whole genome shotgun sequence, a single genomic region encodes these proteins:
- the LOC108450329 gene encoding vesicle-associated protein 4-2-like, producing MAIDTEQKSPSDGKVWGIFKLPFRQTGNNTRTTPSSSSASNLYVQTQPHVEGSNHHGSAISVSSVAKSLLPTRRRLKLDPANKLYFPYEPGKQVRSAVRIKNTSKSYTAFKFQTTAPKSCFMRPPGAILAPGESIIATVFKFVEPPENNEKQMDQKSRVKFKIMSLKVKGPMDYIPELFDEQKDQVAIEQILRVVFLDPERPCPALEKLKCQLDEADAALEARKKPPEDSGPRIIGEGLVIDEWKERRERYLARQQVEGVDSA from the exons ATGGCGATAGATACCGAGCAAAAGTCACCGTCCGATGGCAAAGTTTGGGGAATTTTTAAGCTGCCTTTTCGCCAAACCGGGAATAATACCAGAACGACGCCGTCTTCTTCCTCAGCGTCTAATCTGTACGTTCAAACTCAACCTCATGTCGAAGGATCGAATCATCACGGCTCTGCCATTTCGGTTTCCTCCGTTGCAAAGTCGCTTTTGCCGACTCGGCGTCGGCTCAAACTTGATCCAGCTAATAAGCTATATTTTCCAT ATGAACCTGGCAAACAGGTGAGGAGCGCAGTCAGGATAAAAAACACAAGCAAGTCATATACAGCTTTCAAG TTTCAAACAACTGCACCAAAGAGCTGTTTCATGCGCCCTCCGGGTGCCATTCTAGCCCCCGGCGAGAGCATCATAGCAACGG TCTTCAAGTTCGTGGAGCCTCCTGAGAACAATGAAAAACAGATGGATCAAAAGAGCAGGGTTAAGTTTAAAATCATGAGTCTTAAGGTGAAAGGTCCAATGGACTACATACCTGAGCTG TTTGATGAGCAGAAGGATCAAGTTGCAATAGAACAAATACTACGGGTTGTTTTCCTAGATCCTGAGCGTCCTTGTCCT GCTCTGGAAAAATTGAAGTGTCAATTAGATGAGGCTGATGCTGCGCTGGAGGCACGCAAAAAGCCTCCAGAGGATTCAGGTCCAAGGATCATTGGGGAAGGACTCGTCATAGATGAATGG AAAGAACGAAGGGAGAGATACCTAGCTCGACAGCAGGTTGAAGGAGTAGACTCAGCTTAA
- the LOC108449956 gene encoding sugar carrier protein C, whose translation MAGGGVIGVGGGDSRKPYPGNLTPYVTITCIVAAMGGLIFGYDIGISGGVTTMTPFLQKFFRKVWEKKEADKSTNQYCQYDSQTLTMFTSSLYLAALLSSLVASTVTRRLGRKLSMLFGGLLFFAGALINGFAKAVWMLIVGRMLLGFGVGFANQSVPLYLSEMAPYKYRGALNIGFQLSITVGILIANVLNYFFAKIKGGWGWRLSLGGAMVPALIITVGSLVLPDTPNSMIERGQTEEARAKLKKIRGVDDVDEEFKDLVAASDASKLVDHPWTNLLQRKYRPHLTMAILIPFFQQLTGINVIMFYAPVLFNTIGFGDDASLMSAVITGIVNVGATLVSIYGVDKWGRRFLFLEGGVQMLICQAVVAACIGAKFGVSGNPGDLPKWYAIAVVLFICIYVAGFAWSWGPLGWLVPSEIFPLEIRSAAQSVNVSVNMIFTFAVAQVFLSMLCHLKFGLFLFFAFFVVVMSIFVYYFLPETKGIPIEEMNQVWRSHWYWSRFVEEADYSNGGMEMSKGNHGPKNV comes from the exons ATGGCGGGTGGAGGAGTAATTGGCGTCGGCGGCGGCGACAGCAGGAAGCCGTACCCGGGGAACCTTACTCCTTACGTCACTATAACATGTATTGTTGCAGCCATGGGGGGTCTGATTTTCGGTTATGATATTGGGATTTCTG GTGGGGTGACGACTATGACGCCATTCCTTCAAAAGTTCTTCCGAAAAGTGTGGGAGAAGAAGGAAGCTGATAAGTCGACTAACCAATATTGTCAATACGATAGCCAAACCCTGACGATGTTCACATCGTCGCTGTATTTGGCCGCCCTTTTGTCTTCCTTGGTAGCCTCCACCGTCACCCGGAGGCTTGGAAGGAAATTGTCCATGCTCTTTGGTGGTCTACTTTTCTTCGCCGGAGCTCTTATCAATGGATTTGCCAAAGCTGTTTGGATGTTGATTGTTGGTAGAATGTTGCTTGGTTTCGGTGTCGGATTCGCCAATCAG TCAGTGCCCCTCTACCTCTCAGAAATGGCACCCTACAAATATAGAGGAGCATTGAACATTGGGTTCCAATTGTCAATTACAGTTGGTATCCTAATTGCCAACGTGCTGAATTATTTCTTTGCTAAGATCAAAGGAGGGTGGGGATGGCGCCTGAGTTTGGGTGGCGCAATGGTCCCTGCCCTTATCATCACCGTTGGATCCCTAGTTCTACCTGACACACCAAACTCCATGATCGAACGTGGTCAAACCGAGGAAGCCAGAGCCAAACTCAAGAAAATCCGAGGGGTTGATGATGTTGATGAGGAGTTTAAGGACCTAGTCGCTGCCAGTGATGCCTCGAAGCTTGTTGATCACCCTTGGACCAACTTGTTGCAGAGGAAATACAGGCCTCATCTAACCATGGCCATCTTAATTCCTTTCTTCCAACAACTAACCGGCATTAATGTCATTATGTTTTATGCACCTGTATTGTTCAACACAATTGGTTTCGGGGACGATGCTTCCCTCATGTCCGCAGTGATCACCGGTATTGTTAACGTAGGTGCGACATTGGTTTCAATCTATGGTGTTGATAAGTGGGGAAGGAGGTTCCTTTTCCTAGAGGGTGGAGTTCAAATGTTGATTTGCCAG GCTGTTGTGGCGGCATGCATCGGTGCAAAGTTTGGGGTTAGCGGGAACCCAGGTGACCTTCCCAAATGGTACGCCATTGCTGTGGTACTTTTCATCTGCATTTACGTGGCCGGGTTCGCCTGGTCTTGGGGACCCCTCGGATGGTTGGTGCCTAGTGAAATTTTCCCATTGGAAATCCGATCAGCCGCACAAAGTGTGAACGTGTCGGTGAACATGATCTTCACATTCGCTGTGGCACAAGTGTTCTTATCCATGCTTTGCCACTTGAAATTCGGGCTATTCCTGTTCTTCGCCTTCTTTGTGGTGGTGATGTCGATCTTTGTGTACTACTTCTTGCCCGAGACCAAGGGTATTCCAATCGAAGAGATGAACCAAGTCTGGAGATCTCACTGGTATTGGTCCCGATTCGTCGAAGAAGCTGATTACTCTAATGGAGGTATGGAAATGAGCAAGGGAAACCATGGTCCAAAGAATGTGTAG